The proteins below come from a single Chryseobacterium bernardetii genomic window:
- a CDS encoding DUF6452 family protein codes for MLSLVGMFFSCGSDDDICESGEGTPIMKVAFRSESSGKETTLDSLSVAVDYGSGKVDLGWQAKIDSRLIPLRVDDSPYTDIYFKTSTKSKESKVRVTYTTKATYVSPGCGVKKTYENVSSELITADPVKSVVNGQNQILNEDKTNLYLVF; via the coding sequence ATGCTCAGCTTGGTTGGAATGTTCTTTTCTTGTGGAAGCGATGATGATATCTGTGAAAGCGGTGAAGGAACGCCAATAATGAAGGTAGCGTTCAGATCAGAGTCTTCAGGTAAAGAAACAACACTTGATTCATTGTCTGTAGCAGTAGATTATGGTTCTGGAAAGGTAGATCTTGGATGGCAGGCAAAAATAGACTCCAGACTTATTCCTTTAAGAGTAGATGACTCTCCTTATACAGATATCTATTTTAAAACCTCTACCAAAAGCAAAGAATCCAAAGTAAGAGTTACATATACCACGAAGGCAACCTATGTGTCTCCTGGATGTGGTGTTAAAAAAACATATGAGAATGTAAGCTCGGAATTAATAACTGCTGATCCTGTTAAAAGCGTGGTGAACGGCCAAAATCAAATATTGAATGAAGACAAGACTAATCTTTACCTTGTTTTTTAG
- a CDS encoding fumarate reductase/succinate dehydrogenase flavoprotein subunit, with protein sequence MSKLDSKIPAGPLKDKWKNHKDHMNLVAPNNRDKIDIIVVGTGLAGGSAAATLAEQGYNVKAFCYQDSPRRAHSIAAQGGINAAKNYQGDGDSTYRLFYDTIKGGDYRAREANVYRLAEVSANIIDQCVAQGVPFGREYGGQLDNRSFGGVQVKRTFYAKGQTGQQLLLGAYSAMSRQIGKGRIKMYNRHEMMDLVIVDGKARGIIARNLVTGEIERHSAHAVVIASGGYGNVYFLSTNAMGSNVSAAWKIHKKGAYFANPCYVQIHPTCIPVHGTQQSKLTLMSESLRNSGRIWVPKKIEDSVAIREGKLRPENIKEEDRDYYLERRYPAFGNLVPRDVASRAAKERCDAGFGIENNDTKEGVYLDFSTEIMKKGREAAIEKHIHNPTDQQIYDLGKSWVEEKYGNLFVMYEKITADDPYKTPMKIYPAVHYTMGGVWVDYNLQSTIPGCFVIGEANFSDHGANRLGASALMQGLADGYFVLPYTIADYLSADIRTGAIPTNSGAFDEAEKGIKDKVDFFINNKGTHSVDYFHKKLGHIMWNKVGMGRTPEGLKEAIKEIEEVRNDFWKNVKVPGEGEGMNTELEKAFRVADFLELGQLMAIDALNREESCGGHFRWDHATPDGEAERDDVNFKYVGAWEYQGPDINAEVLHKEELIYENIEVKTRSYK encoded by the coding sequence ATGAGTAAGTTAGATTCAAAAATTCCAGCAGGTCCTTTAAAGGATAAATGGAAAAATCATAAAGACCATATGAACCTTGTTGCACCAAACAACAGAGATAAGATTGATATTATTGTTGTAGGTACAGGTTTAGCAGGAGGTTCTGCTGCAGCTACTTTAGCAGAGCAGGGGTATAATGTAAAAGCATTCTGCTATCAGGATTCTCCAAGAAGAGCACACTCTATTGCAGCTCAGGGAGGGATCAATGCAGCTAAGAATTACCAGGGAGACGGTGACTCTACATACAGATTATTCTATGATACCATCAAAGGTGGTGATTATAGAGCAAGAGAAGCTAACGTTTACAGATTAGCGGAAGTTTCTGCCAATATTATTGACCAGTGTGTAGCACAAGGTGTTCCTTTCGGAAGAGAATACGGAGGTCAGCTGGATAACCGTTCATTTGGAGGAGTTCAGGTAAAAAGAACATTCTACGCAAAAGGACAAACAGGACAGCAGTTATTATTAGGTGCATATTCTGCAATGAGTCGTCAGATCGGTAAAGGTAGAATTAAAATGTACAACCGTCATGAAATGATGGATCTTGTAATTGTTGATGGAAAAGCAAGAGGGATTATTGCAAGAAACCTTGTGACGGGTGAAATTGAAAGACACTCTGCACACGCTGTTGTGATTGCATCTGGAGGATACGGAAACGTTTATTTCCTTTCTACCAACGCGATGGGATCAAATGTTTCTGCAGCCTGGAAAATCCATAAAAAAGGAGCTTACTTTGCAAACCCTTGTTATGTACAGATTCACCCGACTTGTATTCCGGTTCACGGAACTCAGCAGTCTAAATTAACTTTGATGTCTGAATCATTAAGAAACTCCGGAAGAATCTGGGTTCCTAAAAAGATTGAAGATTCAGTGGCTATCAGAGAAGGGAAATTAAGACCTGAAAATATTAAAGAAGAAGATAGAGATTACTACTTAGAAAGAAGATATCCTGCATTCGGTAACCTTGTACCAAGAGACGTTGCTTCAAGAGCAGCTAAAGAAAGATGTGATGCCGGATTCGGAATCGAAAATAACGATACTAAGGAAGGTGTATACCTTGATTTCTCTACAGAGATCATGAAAAAAGGTAGAGAGGCCGCTATCGAAAAACATATTCATAATCCTACGGATCAGCAGATCTATGACCTTGGTAAGAGCTGGGTTGAAGAGAAATACGGTAACTTATTCGTAATGTACGAGAAAATTACGGCTGATGATCCTTACAAAACTCCAATGAAGATTTATCCTGCAGTTCACTATACAATGGGTGGTGTATGGGTTGATTATAACCTTCAGTCTACAATTCCTGGATGTTTTGTAATTGGTGAAGCTAACTTCTCTGATCACGGAGCTAACAGACTTGGAGCATCTGCATTGATGCAAGGTCTTGCAGACGGATATTTCGTACTTCCTTATACTATTGCAGATTACCTTTCTGCAGATATCAGAACAGGAGCAATTCCTACTAATTCAGGAGCGTTTGACGAAGCTGAAAAAGGAATTAAAGATAAAGTTGATTTCTTCATTAATAATAAGGGAACGCATTCAGTAGACTACTTCCACAAGAAACTGGGACACATTATGTGGAATAAAGTAGGAATGGGAAGAACTCCTGAAGGGTTGAAAGAAGCAATCAAAGAAATTGAAGAAGTAAGAAACGACTTCTGGAAAAACGTAAAAGTTCCTGGTGAAGGAGAAGGAATGAACACTGAGCTTGAAAAAGCATTCAGAGTAGCAGACTTCCTTGAATTAGGACAATTAATGGCTATCGATGCGCTAAACAGAGAAGAATCTTGTGGTGGTCACTTCCGTTGGGATCACGCAACTCCTGATGGAGAGGCGGAAAGAGACGACGTAAACTTCAAATACGTTGGAGCTTGGGAATATCAGGGACCGGATATCAACGCAGAAGTGTTGCATAAAGAAGAACTGATCTACGAGAACATCGAGGTTAAAACTAGAAGTTACAAATAA
- a CDS encoding DUF6048 family protein yields MKTRLIFTLFFSLFGVLIGAQEGKKEEEKKKHWKYQPNFMVGFDVLNGGIGFFSDRKLYQGFVSSKINENVHAIAEAGFEKNIYQKNGYDAKVNGPFIKLGAFYMLAKDRENEFNGFYAGGKVAGSFYNQEYMAIPVRGYGGSSSSVAFPASSQSSFWLEGTLGGRVQLFESNFYIDVNLQPRYLVYTSKQDNISPMIIPGFGKSSSKFNMGFAWNIAYKF; encoded by the coding sequence ATGAAGACAAGACTAATCTTTACCTTGTTTTTTAGCCTTTTTGGAGTGCTAATCGGGGCTCAGGAAGGGAAAAAAGAAGAAGAAAAAAAGAAGCATTGGAAATATCAACCGAATTTTATGGTTGGGTTTGATGTCTTGAATGGCGGAATTGGATTTTTTTCAGACAGAAAGCTATATCAGGGATTTGTTTCCTCAAAAATTAATGAAAATGTTCATGCCATTGCAGAAGCCGGTTTTGAAAAAAATATATATCAGAAAAATGGTTACGATGCTAAAGTAAATGGTCCTTTTATTAAACTTGGAGCATTTTATATGCTGGCTAAGGATAGAGAAAATGAATTCAATGGATTTTATGCCGGTGGAAAAGTAGCCGGATCATTTTATAACCAGGAATATATGGCTATTCCGGTTAGAGGATATGGCGGAAGTAGCTCTTCGGTGGCTTTTCCGGCATCATCGCAGTCTTCTTTCTGGCTGGAAGGTACTTTAGGAGGAAGAGTGCAGCTGTTCGAGTCTAATTTCTATATAGATGTAAATTTACAGCCCCGTTATTTAGTCTATACTTCCAAACAGGATAATATTTCTCCGATGATTATTCCTGGATTCGGAAAAAGTTCATCAAAGTTCAATATGGGATTTGCATGGAATATCGCTTATAAGTTCTAG
- a CDS encoding TlpA family protein disulfide reductase gives MKKYLLLFIIAIFVMSCSKKVEVKGKITGSSPLERIEFVEASGVGTLPLINIGLDKDGNFSGSFEAPKDGMYVINYANKQNLIYLEGGQKVNISGNAMTFPNEYVITGDAKKNNDFLAATQKFLGEYGNKIDLRQLMAGDEAAFVKGMQKVEADINKNVDDLAAKNNPSKALLEWKKNDVKVTILNLLANYEMSHGAMAGNPSYKASKALKDYEAKLDNDKEAMVKTIPLYRQYLLVKMTPDFQKYAEANSKNKTGITTSEMFAKYLSTKKDISQTAKDYLLAFVMAQADIHPTSPTANIDKIKKLIDTDIKDATIKSDLLKMQMAITGLKIGEVAPEAALVKQDGKAYKLSENKGKPYMLFFYASWNPYISEATVPVLKEVVNFYKSKMNFVFVNVDDTKDQFIKTSNSLLKGVQGVNVYGEKGMESDIAKKYGVYGFKLPCFVIIDKDGKIASRSFVNLGEQELVTILDKLTGLSAPKVDPNAQMQPQLQVDPAAPQQTNPQPAPVK, from the coding sequence ATGAAAAAATATCTTTTATTGTTTATCATCGCGATTTTCGTGATGTCTTGTTCAAAAAAAGTAGAAGTAAAAGGAAAAATTACAGGAAGCTCACCATTAGAAAGAATCGAATTTGTAGAAGCTTCCGGAGTAGGAACATTGCCTTTAATTAATATCGGTCTTGATAAAGATGGCAACTTTTCAGGGAGTTTTGAAGCTCCTAAAGACGGGATGTATGTTATCAATTATGCTAACAAGCAAAACCTGATCTACCTTGAAGGAGGACAAAAAGTAAATATCTCCGGAAATGCAATGACATTCCCTAACGAATATGTAATTACAGGAGATGCTAAAAAAAATAACGATTTCCTTGCTGCAACCCAGAAGTTTTTAGGAGAATATGGTAATAAGATTGACTTAAGACAGTTAATGGCAGGGGATGAAGCTGCATTTGTTAAAGGAATGCAGAAAGTAGAAGCAGATATCAATAAGAATGTTGATGATCTTGCTGCTAAAAATAATCCTAGTAAAGCTCTTTTAGAGTGGAAGAAAAACGACGTTAAGGTAACTATTCTTAACCTTCTTGCCAATTATGAAATGTCTCATGGTGCAATGGCTGGTAACCCATCTTATAAAGCTTCCAAAGCTTTAAAAGATTATGAAGCTAAACTGGATAATGACAAAGAGGCAATGGTAAAAACGATTCCACTTTACAGACAGTATCTTCTTGTAAAAATGACTCCTGATTTCCAGAAATATGCGGAAGCAAACAGTAAAAATAAAACCGGGATTACTACCTCAGAAATGTTTGCTAAATATCTGAGTACTAAAAAAGATATCTCACAAACTGCAAAAGATTATCTTTTGGCATTTGTAATGGCTCAGGCAGACATTCATCCAACCTCTCCAACGGCTAATATTGACAAAATCAAAAAACTGATTGATACAGATATTAAAGATGCTACCATTAAAAGTGACCTGTTAAAAATGCAGATGGCTATTACAGGACTTAAAATTGGAGAAGTTGCTCCGGAAGCAGCTTTAGTGAAACAGGACGGAAAAGCATACAAGCTTTCTGAAAACAAAGGAAAACCTTATATGTTATTCTTCTACGCTTCATGGAATCCTTATATCAGTGAAGCTACTGTACCGGTTTTAAAAGAAGTTGTTAACTTCTACAAATCTAAAATGAACTTTGTTTTTGTAAACGTAGATGATACAAAAGATCAGTTTATCAAAACAAGCAATTCGTTATTAAAAGGTGTGCAGGGAGTAAATGTATACGGAGAAAAAGGGATGGAGTCTGATATTGCTAAAAAATATGGTGTATACGGATTTAAATTACCTTGCTTTGTAATCATTGATAAAGACGGTAAGATTGCCAGCAGATCATTTGTAAATCTTGGTGAGCAGGAATTGGTAACCATTCTGGACAAGCTAACAGGGCTTTCAGCTCCAAAAGTAGATCCGAATGCACAAATGCAGCCGCAATTACAGGTTGATCCTGCTGCACCTCAGCAGACAAACCCTCAGCCGGCACCTGTAAAATAA
- a CDS encoding succinate dehydrogenase/fumarate reductase iron-sulfur subunit: MSAKKGLHLTLKIWRQKNNKSKGQFETYKISDVSTDSSFLEMLDILNENLINEGKEPIAFDHDCREGICGMCSLYINGRAHGPDTGITTCQLHMRMFKDGETIVIEPWRSAAFPVIKDLMVDRSAFDRVMAAGGFISVNTSGNTLDANAIPVPKEDADRAMDAAACIGCGACVATCKNGSAMLFVGAKVSQYALLPQGRVEAKRRVLNMVKAMDEEGFGNCSNTGACEVECPKGISLENIARMNREYMSALVDQG, translated from the coding sequence ATGAGTGCAAAAAAAGGCTTACATCTTACGCTGAAAATTTGGAGACAAAAAAATAATAAATCTAAAGGTCAGTTTGAGACCTATAAAATATCAGATGTATCTACAGACTCTTCATTTCTGGAGATGCTGGATATCCTGAACGAAAATTTAATTAACGAAGGTAAAGAACCTATCGCTTTCGATCACGACTGTCGTGAAGGGATCTGCGGTATGTGTTCTCTTTACATCAATGGTAGAGCTCATGGTCCTGATACAGGTATTACTACCTGTCAGCTTCACATGAGAATGTTCAAAGATGGAGAAACTATCGTTATTGAACCTTGGAGAAGTGCAGCTTTCCCTGTTATTAAAGACCTAATGGTAGACAGAAGTGCATTCGACAGAGTAATGGCAGCAGGTGGTTTCATTTCTGTAAACACTTCCGGTAATACATTGGATGCTAATGCGATTCCTGTTCCTAAAGAAGATGCAGACAGAGCTATGGATGCCGCTGCCTGTATCGGATGTGGAGCTTGTGTAGCTACATGTAAAAACGGATCAGCCATGCTATTCGTAGGAGCAAAAGTTTCTCAATATGCATTACTTCCTCAAGGTAGAGTAGAAGCTAAGAGAAGAGTTCTGAACATGGTAAAAGCGATGGACGAAGAAGGTTTCGGAAACTGTTCAAATACTGGTGCTTGCGAAGTTGAGTGTCCTAAAGGTATTTCTCTTGAGAATATCGCAAGAATGAACAGAGAATACATGTCTGCTCTTGTAGATCAAGGATAG
- the rlmD gene encoding 23S rRNA (uracil(1939)-C(5))-methyltransferase RlmD — translation MRKKKNIILENIKLLTAGAKGVAIGKTEDGKTVLVSGAIPGDSVNVRVKKAKSKYYEGEAVEVLEKSPFRTEPKCIHFGTCGGCKWQNMSYEKQLDFKQEEVYNNIKRIGGIENFETMPILGSEEQYFYRNKMEFSFSNARWLTQYEISSEENFGSKDALGFHIPGMWSKILDLKECFLQEDPSNAIRLAVKEYAVENGLDFFDVKNHEGFLRTLMMRQNSKGEWMILFQLFREEKETREKLFAFILEKFPQIKTLVYAINPKANDSIYDLDINVYFGEGYLMEEMDGLKFKIGPKSFFQTNYKQALELYRKTLEFADLKGDEVVYDLYTGTGTIAQYVARNAKQVIGIESVQEAIDAAIEHAELNGLTNTTFYCGDMKNVFNDEFMENHPKADVLITDPPRDGMHQKVVEQILKLAPEKVVYVSCNSATQARDLALMKEHYTLVKILPVDMFPQTHHVENIALLIKK, via the coding sequence ATGAGAAAGAAGAAAAATATTATTCTTGAAAATATTAAGCTGTTAACTGCGGGAGCAAAAGGGGTGGCCATTGGTAAAACAGAAGATGGCAAAACAGTATTGGTTTCGGGGGCAATTCCGGGAGATAGTGTAAATGTAAGAGTGAAAAAAGCTAAATCCAAGTATTATGAAGGAGAAGCAGTAGAAGTCTTGGAGAAGTCGCCTTTTAGGACAGAACCAAAATGTATTCACTTCGGAACTTGTGGTGGATGTAAATGGCAAAATATGAGCTATGAAAAGCAGCTTGATTTCAAACAGGAAGAAGTTTATAACAATATCAAAAGAATTGGAGGTATTGAAAACTTCGAAACTATGCCGATCCTGGGTTCTGAAGAACAGTATTTTTATAGAAATAAAATGGAGTTTTCTTTCTCCAATGCAAGATGGCTTACTCAATATGAAATCAGTTCTGAAGAGAACTTCGGAAGTAAAGATGCTTTAGGATTTCATATCCCTGGAATGTGGAGCAAAATTTTAGACCTTAAAGAATGTTTCCTGCAGGAAGATCCTTCCAATGCAATCAGGTTGGCGGTGAAAGAATATGCTGTTGAAAACGGACTGGATTTCTTTGATGTTAAAAATCATGAAGGTTTCCTGAGAACTTTAATGATGAGACAGAATTCTAAAGGAGAATGGATGATATTGTTCCAGCTGTTCAGAGAAGAAAAAGAAACCAGAGAAAAGCTGTTTGCATTCATATTAGAGAAGTTTCCACAGATTAAGACATTGGTATATGCTATTAATCCAAAAGCCAATGACTCTATTTATGATCTGGACATTAATGTATATTTTGGTGAAGGATATTTAATGGAAGAAATGGATGGTCTGAAATTTAAGATCGGCCCAAAATCATTCTTTCAGACCAACTACAAACAAGCTTTGGAATTATATAGAAAAACACTGGAGTTTGCAGACCTGAAAGGAGATGAAGTAGTGTATGACTTATATACCGGAACAGGTACAATTGCTCAATATGTGGCAAGAAACGCAAAACAGGTAATCGGAATAGAATCTGTTCAGGAAGCAATTGATGCAGCCATTGAGCATGCTGAATTAAACGGCCTTACCAATACCACTTTCTATTGTGGAGATATGAAAAATGTCTTTAACGATGAGTTTATGGAAAACCATCCAAAAGCGGACGTTTTAATTACCGACCCGCCAAGAGACGGGATGCATCAGAAGGTAGTTGAACAGATATTGAAGCTGGCTCCGGAGAAAGTAGTGTATGTAAGCTGTAACTCAGCAACACAGGCTAGGGATCTTGCATTGATGAAAGAACACTACACCCTAGTGAAGATTTTACCGGTAGATATGTTTCCTCAAACTCATCACGTAGAAAATATTGCGTTGCTGATTAAAAAATAA
- a CDS encoding succinate dehydrogenase cytochrome b subunit — MAGLTSSTIGRKYAMALSALFLLIFLILHLTTNLLSVLNRDAFNTASEFMGYNPFVQFLMQPILGFAVIFHFLMGFVLEIKNNKARPVKYASNNASVNSSWMSRNMIISGAVVLAFLALHLYDFWLHEISYKYVQGIAPDSERFWPELHEKFADLWRVALYVISFVLLGLHLAHGFQSSFQSIGARHPKYTPVIKAFGKWYSILIPAGFIFIAIFHFITQ; from the coding sequence ATGGCAGGTTTAACGAGTTCTACGATAGGTAGAAAATACGCTATGGCATTATCAGCTCTGTTTTTGCTGATTTTTCTTATACTGCATTTGACAACCAATTTGTTATCAGTTCTGAACAGGGATGCTTTTAATACAGCATCTGAGTTTATGGGCTATAATCCTTTTGTGCAGTTCTTAATGCAGCCTATTCTTGGTTTTGCAGTAATATTCCATTTCCTGATGGGATTTGTATTGGAGATCAAGAATAATAAAGCGCGTCCAGTAAAGTATGCATCTAACAACGCTTCTGTGAATTCTTCATGGATGTCCAGAAATATGATTATTTCCGGAGCAGTTGTATTGGCTTTCCTGGCGCTACACTTATATGATTTCTGGTTACACGAAATCAGTTACAAGTATGTACAGGGGATTGCTCCTGATTCAGAACGTTTCTGGCCGGAACTTCATGAGAAGTTTGCTGACCTTTGGAGAGTTGCTTTATATGTAATCTCTTTTGTATTGCTGGGATTACACCTAGCTCACGGATTCCAGTCTTCATTCCAGTCTATCGGAGCAAGACATCCAAAATATACGCCGGTGATCAAAGCTTTCGGAAAATGGTATTCTATCCTTATTCCTGCAGGATTTATCTTCATCGCAATTTTTCATTTTATAACTCAATAA